TGAAAAGCAGGCGGTGAAAGCCTTTTCTATGGCTAGAAGAAAGCAAACATAGTGATGCCACCAGTACCGTACACTGACTTTGTTGCTTCTTGGTAATCGGGTGTTTTTGCGGTAAGTGCGAAAGATGCACCAACGTATTGGTTATACCAAGCAACACCAAGTATCGCTGTCGCTTGAATGTTCTCTAAAGTGACATCGTAGATCGCAGGATCTTGGCCATTTTTCTTTGCATAATCATTAACACCGGAACGATCTCCTTCGACAGTCAGGTCATTAAATCGGTAACGCCCTTCAAGACCTGCGTAAGTAAACCAACCTGTATTTGAAGCACCGATCATGCCTGCTTTGAATGGGTTTTCTGTGCTGATGTTCGCTGCGCCAAAGTTGCCGCCCAAGTCAGTACCCCAACGGAACATAAATCCAGTAGAAATGTCGCTTCTAAAATTACCAACGTTGATCTCTGATACGTTAGATATCTCGAAGTCAGTATTCGCTAATGCTTGATTACGTATTAGGTTGAAATGACTTAAGTAACCAAGGCTACCTGCGTACTCATCATCAACTTGATACTTCCAACCCATAGGTTCGTCTGATTTAGTGATTGAGTGAACCAGTTTTTGAGCGTCTTCGGAAAGTGCTCGCTCTCCTGTAGTACCAAACGTGATGTTAAAACGCTGGGCTTGTTGTGGGTTCAAGCTGATGTAGTTGAATTCTGTATGTAGGTAACCTGCGTATGGACGATCATTGGCTGATGGTTTTTCTAATTCAATGTCAGAAGGCGTGTACATCTTGTGACCAATGGTGATTTCCCACTTATCTAAAGAGCTTGCGCCCCAATAGGAAAGGCTCAATGGTTTTACCCAAGCGTATGGCGTAATACTTGACGATGTGTAACCCAGAAATAAACCGTTGGTATAGTCTTGGTCGACACCAAAGATACCATCGTTGTCTAACGCAAAAGTTAACGTAGAGCGTTCAGATGCCAGTGATGAACAAGAGAGGAGAATCAGTGGTAAATAACGAAGGTATTTCATGTAGCGGTTACTCTAAAATGATGAACAGAAATAGTACCGTAGTTTGAGTGGATTTGTAGAAAAAAGTGAATGCGAGTGTGCTTTTTGTGGCCAATCTAATCTTTCTTGGGGGAGGGGGTATTGATGAGATTTAGAGTAGATATAAAAAAGCCCCGCACATTGGCGAGGCTAATAGTTTTTACTGTCTATTGAGCGTGAGCTTATAGAGACTCAGTAAATGTACGTGCGATTACGTCAGCTTGCTGCTCTGTAGTCAGAGAGTTAAAGCGTACAGCGTAACCAGAAACACGAATCGTTAGCTGAGGGTATTTCTCAGGGTGCTTAACTGCGTCTTCAAGAGTTTCGCGGTTAAGAACGTTAACGTTAAGGTGTTGACCACCTTCAATGCCAGCTTCGTGGTGGAAGTAACCATCCATTAGGCCTGCAAGGTTAGCACGTTGGCTGTCTTGTTCTTTACCTAGTGCGTTTGGCACGATAGAGAACGTGTAAGAGATACCATCTTGTGCGTCAGCAAACGGTAGTTTACCTACAGACGTTAGTGAAGCTACAGCGCCTTTCTCATCACGACCGTGCATTGGGTTTGCACCAGGAGCGAAAGGAGCGCCAGCACGACGACCGTCTGGAGTGTTACCTGTTTTCTTACCGTAAACCACGTTAGACGTGATAGTAAGAACTGACTGTGTAGGGATAGAGTTACGGTAAGTCTTAAGCTTACGGATCTTGTTCATGAACGTAGAAACTAGTTCACAAGCAATATCATCTACACGAGAGTCGTTGTTACCGTATTTAGGGTAATCGCCTTCGATTTCGAAGTCAGTTGCGATGCCATCTTCGTCACGGATTGGTTTAACAGTCGCGAACTTGATTGCAGATAGAGAGTCAGCTGCAACAGATAGACCAGCAATACCACAAGCCATAGTACGACGAACGTCACGGTCATGAAGAGCCATTAGAGACGCTTCGTAGCTGTACTTGTCGTGCATGTAGTGAATGCTGTTTAGTGCAGTCACGTATTGCTTAGCTAGCCAGTCCATGAAGTGATCTAGACGGTCCATTACTTTATCGTAATCAAGAACAGCGTCAGTCATTGGCGCTTCTTTAGGACCAACTTGCATCTTAAGTTTTTCGTCCACACCGCCGTTGATTGCGTAAAGCATAGTTTTTGCAAGGTTAGCACGAGCGCCGAAGAACTGCATTTGCTTACCAACGATCATTGGTGATACACAACAAGCGATTGCGTAATCATCAGAACCAAGATCAGGACGCATTAGGTCATCATTTTCGTACTGGATAGAAGAAGTATCGATAGATACCTTCGCACAGAAACGCTTGAAGCCGTCAGGTAGTTGCTCAGACCAAAGAACTGTGATGTTTGGCTCTGGAGAAGGACCCATAGTGTATAGAGAGTTAAGGAAACGGAAGTTCGAACGCGTTACTAGCGTACGACCATCAACACCCATACCACCCATAGACTCTGTAGCCCAGATTGGGTCGCCAGAGAATAGCTCATCGTACTCAGGAGTACGTAGGAAACGAACCATACGCAGCTTCATTACGAAGTGGTCGATCATCTCTTGTGCTTGGTCTTCTGTGATTTTGCCAGCAGCGATATCACGCTCGATGTAGATGTCTAGGAAAGTCGAAGTACGACCTAGAGACATTGCAGCACCGTTTTGAGATTTAACAGCAGCTAGGTAGCCGAAGTAAGTCCACTGAATAGCTTCTTGAGCAGTTTGAGCTGGCTCAGAGATATCGAAACCGTATTTCTCAGCCATTTGCTTGATTTGACCTAGAGCACGATGTTGCTCAGAGATCTCTTCACGCAATTGCATTGTAGCAGCAAGATCTTCGCCGTTCTCGAAACGCTCTTGTAGAGAAGCGAATTGAGCAGCTTTGTCTTTCATTAGGAAGTTGATACCGTAAAGTGCAACACGACGGTAGTCACCAATGATACGACCACGGCCGTAAGCATCAGGAAGAC
Above is a window of Vibrio atlanticus DNA encoding:
- a CDS encoding lipid A deacylase LpxR family protein, translating into MKYLRYLPLILLSCSSLASERSTLTFALDNDGIFGVDQDYTNGLFLGYTSSSITPYAWVKPLSLSYWGASSLDKWEITIGHKMYTPSDIELEKPSANDRPYAGYLHTEFNYISLNPQQAQRFNITFGTTGERALSEDAQKLVHSITKSDEPMGWKYQVDDEYAGSLGYLSHFNLIRNQALANTDFEISNVSEINVGNFRSDISTGFMFRWGTDLGGNFGAANISTENPFKAGMIGASNTGWFTYAGLEGRYRFNDLTVEGDRSGVNDYAKKNGQDPAIYDVTLENIQATAILGVAWYNQYVGASFALTAKTPDYQEATKSVYGTGGITMFAFF
- the pflB gene encoding formate C-acetyltransferase gives rise to the protein MAEQFAKAWEDFAAGEWQSEVNVRDFIQKNYTPYEGDESFLVSEGTEATNKLWSSVMEGIKQENATKAPVDFDTSVISTITAHDAGYIEKDLETIVGLQTEKPLKRAIIPNGGVRMVEGSCKAYGETLDPMVSKIYSEYRKTHNAGVFDIYTPDILKCRKSGVLTGLPDAYGRGRIIGDYRRVALYGINFLMKDKAAQFASLQERFENGEDLAATMQLREEISEQHRALGQIKQMAEKYGFDISEPAQTAQEAIQWTYFGYLAAVKSQNGAAMSLGRTSTFLDIYIERDIAAGKITEDQAQEMIDHFVMKLRMVRFLRTPEYDELFSGDPIWATESMGGMGVDGRTLVTRSNFRFLNSLYTMGPSPEPNITVLWSEQLPDGFKRFCAKVSIDTSSIQYENDDLMRPDLGSDDYAIACCVSPMIVGKQMQFFGARANLAKTMLYAINGGVDEKLKMQVGPKEAPMTDAVLDYDKVMDRLDHFMDWLAKQYVTALNSIHYMHDKYSYEASLMALHDRDVRRTMACGIAGLSVAADSLSAIKFATVKPIRDEDGIATDFEIEGDYPKYGNNDSRVDDIACELVSTFMNKIRKLKTYRNSIPTQSVLTITSNVVYGKKTGNTPDGRRAGAPFAPGANPMHGRDEKGAVASLTSVGKLPFADAQDGISYTFSIVPNALGKEQDSQRANLAGLMDGYFHHEAGIEGGQHLNVNVLNRETLEDAVKHPEKYPQLTIRVSGYAVRFNSLTTEQQADVIARTFTESL